In Oryza sativa Japonica Group chromosome 2, ASM3414082v1, the following are encoded in one genomic region:
- the LOC4329013 gene encoding ent-copalyl diphosphate synthase 1, chloroplastic, whose product MIHLHSPPTAPAAFGGAGSADWRRRRRWSWSSSSRAPVAKGGHLRPCVWRRGGDDGGGEDHHADGGGGGGGGAAWRARATTAGVSSSSSTAKGLQANIIEHETPRITKWPNESRDLDDHQQNNEADEEADDELQPLVEQVRSMLSSMEDGAITASAYDTAWVALVPRLDGEGGTQFPAAVRWIVGSQLADGSWGDEALFSAYDRVINTLACVVALTRWSLHHDQCKQGLQFLNLNLWRLAEEEPDTMPIGFEIAFPSLVEAARGLGIDFPYDHPALKGIYANRELKLKRIPKDMMHIVPTSILHSLEGMPGLDWQRLLKLQCSDGSFLFSPSATAYALMQTGDKKCFAYIDRIIKKFDGGVPNVYPVDLFEHIWVVDRLERLGISRYFQREIEQNMDYVNRHWTEDGICWARNSNVKEVDDTAMAFRLLRLHGYNVSPSVFKNFEKDGEFFCFVGQSTQAVTGMYNLNRASQISFPGEDILQRARNFSYEFLREREAQGTLHDKWIISKDLPGEVQYTLDFPWYASLPRVEARTYIGQYGGNDDVWIGKTLYRMPIVNNATYLELAKQDFNRCQALHQHELQGLQKWFIENGLEAFGMTPEDVLRAYFLAAACIFEPNRASERLAWARVSVLANTISRHFYSDMSSMKRMERFMWSSLYEENGNVLGLEGYAKDGILARTLCQLIDLLSQETPPVREGQKCIHNLIRCAWIEWMMQQINMKDGRYDKGRVMHPGSCTVHNKETCLLIAQIVEICAGRIEEAASMINNTEGSWFIQLASSICDSLHAKMLLSQDTKKNETTINQIDKEIELGMQELAQYLLPRVDDRRINNKTKQTFLSIVKSCYYAANCSPHMLDQHISEVIFEQVI is encoded by the exons atgatTCACCTCCACTCCCCGCCGACGGCGCCCGCCGCattcggcggcgccggctcggcggactggcggcggcggcggcggtggtcatggtcgtcgtcgtcccgcgCTCCGGTGGCTAAAG GTGGCCATCTTCGTCCGTGCGtttggcggcgcggcggcgacgacggcggcggcgaggatcatcacgccgacggcggcggcggcggcggaggaggagcggcgtggAGGGCGcgggccaccaccgccggcgtgTCGAGCTCCAGCAGTACAGCCAAAG GGCTGCAAGCCAACATCATCGAACATGAGACCCCCCGGATCACGAAATGGCCCAATGAATCACGCGACCTCGACGATCACCAACAAAACAACGAG GCTGATGAGGAGGCAGATGATGAGCTGCAGCCACTGGTCGAGCAGGTGAGGTCGATGCTGTCGTCCATGGAGGACGGCGCGATCACCGCGTCGGCGTACGACACGGCGTGGGTGGCGCTGGTGCCGCGGCTGGACGGCGAGGGCGGCACGCAGTTCCCGGCCGCCGTGCGGTGGATCGTCGGCAGCCAGCTCGCCGACGGGTCGTGGGGCGACGAGGCGCTCTTCTCCGCCTACGACCGCGTCATCAACACCCTCGCCTGCGTCGTCGCCCTCACCAGATGGTCCCTCCACCATGACCAGTGCAAGCAAG GGCTTCAGTTTCTGAATCTGAACTTGTGGAGGTTAGCAGAGGAGGAGCCGGATACGATGCCGATTGGGTTTGAGATTGCATTCCCTTCTCTTGTGGAGGCAGCTAGGGGTTTGGGTATTGATTTCCCATATGATCACCCTGCTCTCAAGGGCATTTATGCAAACAGAGAACTCAAGCTTAAGAG GATTCCAAAGGACATGATGCATATAGTCCCAACTTCAATTCTGCATAGCCTTGAAGGGATGCCTGGGCTGGATTGGCAGAGGCTTCTGAAGCTCCAATGCAGTGATGGATCCTTCTTGTTCTCCCCTTCAGCTACTGCTTATGCTCTCATGCAGACCGGTGACAAGAAATGCTTCGCGTACATCGACAGGATCATTAAGAAATTCGACGGAGGCG TTCCGAACGTTTACCCGGTCGATCTTTTTGAGCACATATGGGTTGTCGATCGGTTGGAGCGTCTTGGGATATCGCGGTACTTCCAACGAGAGATTGAACAGAACATGGACTATGTCAACAG GCACTGGACTGAAGATGGGATTTGCTGGGCTAGGAACTCCAATGTAAAAGAAGTGGATGACACCGCTATGGCTTTCCGTCTACTACGCCTCCATGGATACAATGTATCACCAA GTGTGTTCAAGAATTTTGAGAAGGATGGGGAGTTCTTCTGTTTTGTGGGGCAATCAACTCAAGCAGTCACTGGGATGTATAACCTGAACAGAGCATCTCAGATAAGTTTTCCAGGAGAAGACATTTTGCAGCGTGCAAGGAATTTCTCATATGAGTTCCTTAGAGAAAGAGAAGCCCAGGGGACACTTCATGATAAATGGATCATCTCCAAGGACCTACCAGGAGAG GTACAATACACACTAGATTTTCCTTGGTATGCGAGCTTGCCACGCGTCGAGGCAAGAACATACATAGGTCAATATGGTGGAAATGATGACGTCTGGATTGGAAAGACACTCTACAG GATGCCAATTGTGAATAACGCTACATATCTCGAGTTGGCGAAACAGGATTTCAACCGTTGTCAAGCTCTACATCAGCATGAGTTGCAGGGTCTACAAAA gtGGTTCATTGAGAATGGCCTGGAAGCTTTTGGGATGACACCTGAAGATGTTTTGAGAGCTTATTTTTTGGCTGCCGCGTGCATTTTCGAACCAAACCGTGCCTCTGAGCGACTTGCATGGGCTAGAGTGTCAGTGCTGGCCAACACTATTTCTAGGCATTTTTACAGCGATATGTCAAGCATGAAAAGGATGGAGCGTTTCATGTGGAGCAGCCTCTATGAAGAAAATGGCAATGTTTTGGG GCTAGAAGGATATGCAAAAGATGGAATCCTTGCGAGGACACTTTGTCAACTTATAGATTTGTTGTCTCAAGAGACACCGCCAGTTCGAGAAGGTCAAAAGTGTATTCATAATCTCATAAGATGTGCT TGGATTGAATGGATGATGCAACAAATCAATATGAAGGATGGCAGATATGACAAAGGCAGAGTTATGCATCCAGGGTCATGCACTGTTCATAATAAAGAAACATGTTTACTTATTGCTCAAATTGTTGAAATTTGTGCTGGACGAATTGAGGAGGCAGCATCTATGATAAATAACACCGAAGGTTCTTGGTTTATTCAACTTGCTTCCTCTATTTGCGATTCTCTTCATGCCAAGATGTTACTTTCACAG GATACCAAGAAAAATGAGAcaacaataaatcaaattgaCAAGGAAATTGAGTTGGGTATGCAAGAACTTGCTCAATATCTTCTTCCAAGAGTTGATGATAGAAG